The segment tatgaagcTAAAAAGTAAACCTATGAACCTATGAGAatgtgaagagaggagaggaagaggatgagatGCAGAGGAtaaggaaagaggaaaactgGAGGGCAGATAAGAGGCAGAGCAGAGTTGAAAAACAAGTGGTCAAGAAGGGAAATAAAGATACAGAGATAGAACAGTTTGTTTTCCTTGAACCTGGCAAcagggcttgtttttctgaataGATTCATTCAACAGAGCTCGCTCTCCGAGGACGCACgaacagactgacacacacacaaacagccggCCACCTAAATTCTGAGATCTAGGACACGCAGAGACCATGTGATGAGCACTGTTGCAAATACTCTCCATCTAGGcagatcattttattttctgcacacaggcacacaaatgcTGTGTTGTTTTAGAAGGGCGTGCTGAAGCTCTTTCAAGTGGATTATCCTCAGGGGGCATGGAAACAGTGATCATTAAAATCTCTCAGAATTGATCTATCAGTGGAGCATCCGCCACAGTCTATAGGCCTGCTCTGCAAGTCTGAGTCCCTCACAGCATCTCAGGCCACAGCCTCGCTGCGGgaggctgaaaaaatattttcctcaaGGTCTGGTGATCACTTTGAGAATAAAAGCTTTTTTGCTGCAGTTAAAGTCTCCCTTGTAATGAGAAAAATTATGTAATATGTTGTACATTGATGGTGTTTTAGATGAAGGAAAGTATGAGCAACTTGTAACCACATTTCCAAACAAACAGGAGGGCCTGTTTAAGTTCAAGGTACCTCAGTGCTGCCCACAGACAAGAGGGGGATTTTTCACACCACTTAACAGCTTTTAATTTGACTGTGAAATTATGTTGAAACTTCTTGGTCTAGTTCACTGACATGATGCACCCATGGTGATGCAGGCATGATTTAGGCCCTTTGTGTTGACACAAAAGTGGCtcagttttctcattttgctcatTTAGCTGAGCTTACTCTTACTGAACTGATTCTGCTGTTGCTCAAGTGCAAGTCTGGAGGGCCAGAGTGGAAACTCTGTGCCAccatttgctttatttatgtGGAAAGTCACATTTTGAGAGCAAAACGGGACGAGCTCTCTCATGGCCTGAGAAATGTGCTCCACTACAATTCTGCTTGGTTGGATGACGAGATTGCCGCCTTTATGAAAAAGACACAGTGCTGTCAGATCTAAGCCCTCATAGAAATGATATGTGAAACAtcatttattgtgaaataagttgttattattattactcttaAAACCTGTGTACTCATTGTTCTCAATCAGGCAGAATTAGTGTTTGCAGATCATAggtcttttcatttatttgttaactTAAAACCTTTAAAGTACCGTACTTTTTAGTGTCCTCGtgcatttctgacattttatccTCCATTTATGCTCTTTTTGTGTAATATACATGTAGCAAATGCTCACTCTTACGTCACTGATTAGATATCCTTCATGAACTGCATCACGTTTCAGTTATTATGCTCAGTCAAGGATGTTTTATAACTAGTCCTTATTAGGGGAGGTCAGCAACAAGCCCAGATGGGTTTCTTTAACCTTTCCTGCACAATTTGTGTTAAtattatatgtttgttttttttttttgtttttgttaaatgttttcCATTCAACTGTGTTAATAATAACCTAAACTGCATGTCCCACTGTCCACTCTCATTACAGCTGATGGGATCCTTGGTGCTGGCAGTGGGGCTGTGGCTGCGCTTCGACCCAGAGACTGTGTCACTGCTCAATGGTGATGGAGCGCCTGACACCTTCTTCATTGGTGAGTATCGAAGCAGAGCCGTCATGGATGAGGTGCGTCCAATGAGCAGCGCCAGGAAATGGCATCAATTCGAAGTAAATATTTGATTATGAGCTTGACTGTGATTTTATagaaatgttgaaaataaaagctcctcttcctatttttttcaaattactgTAAATTTCATGAACACAGTTGATTATGTGAACGATGCAGAGTCCCTTGTTGCTCACATGTTGCTCTCATCTCTGTCATTCTCAGTGTGGAGGAGGgctttgaaattatttattgacATATTTCCATGCGGCACTCCTTGCCTGTGAATAAAACTGTCTCTATGACACAGGGAATATTCCTTCCACAGACCTCtacgcgcatgcacacacacacacacacacacatacacacacacacactcacactctaccaccatgtaaaaatgcatgcagagagacagactttTTAACAGTTTGGGTGTAAAACTAGAGTGTCTGTGATCAGgattcaagtgtgtgtgtgtgtgtgtgtgtgtgtgtgtgtgtgtgccagtaaGCCTGTAACAGGATGTGTGCACCAACAGGcaaataaatgtgtgcatttaatTTGTACTTTGCTAGTATGCTTATTAGGCATCCATTTGCTTCTTTCACTCTGTGGGTTGGtgtgaaaaacaggaaatgatgctttacatagagcataactAGGCTACATGAGAGAAAACCGCAAGCCAGCTAACCACCTTTCAATCACTCACTTTGCCCAGatggaaagagagtgagagagatggaaagcaGGGACAGTTATGAGGGCATATGGTAGAGGACAATCATAGAAACAGATGGGGAGCCATGGCAAAGAGTGGagggaaaaaggagaagagaattCAGATGAAATGATAGTGCAGACCAGGCTGTAGCTGTAAGCCTGTGTCGGGCCAGTGTATTTGGATTTCAtaaagtgagaggagaggaagcaggagggagagagagctgcccTGTTGTCCAGTGTAGGACAAGCCTTCTCTTTCTTTACATGCACGCCCTACACACGGCTGCCGGTTTGATATCAGTGTCAGTTATTTTAATCACTGTCTCCATTCGGCTATATGAATGCTAAAATTAGACTTTTGCATCCCTCGGGTCTGAAGTCAGCTCACTGATGAGGACTGCTAAAGTTATGTAATAGTAGACCGTGTTGCAttgctttttccccttttatttGCAATATCCTACATAACCCTGAAGGTATTTCGTcctctgttcctgtgtgtgtacatgtgcacacgGGTATGTGTGTGCGAAATAAGACTCAGATGTCCATTTAGTTTCACTGAGAAAGGATGGCCTCTGTCAGGTCCTCTGGGAGTAGAGCTCCACATGGCTTTGACAGTAAGGGCTCTGTCCCATGAGGTGCAGCTGAGAGCGCTCAGCAGTTGCCATGACCAGTTCCCATAGCGTTAAACCTACACACAACtattctctcttctctctctcattctacTTTGAACCTGATAGGCCtgtgtcacacaaaaaaagagaaaaaagcgTTGAATTAGGACAATCTTTCCTcatggactaaaaaaaaaacgaggccTGTTCAAAGAGGAAAGTGATGTTTTCactctaaaaacaaacagaaagtgtTTTTCTCAGCTTGTGAGAAGTGTAAGGACAGCAGCATCACAAGCCGCTATGTGGGACCAACTCAGAGCCAGTTTGTTTTACACCTCTTGGTAGCAACTAAACTCCCATCGTGTTTTAAACGGAAAAAAACATATCACGTGAAGTAGGGCTGTAACTGCATGTGTGGCAATATGATATTACCACAGTGTTAGAAATTCTGATAAAATCTAATCTATGAGGGAATAAGTTTGGCTCAGGTTGTCTTTTTCCCTCCTTCAAATGAAATCATTGAAGCAGGAAATATCCTACTGCTTTGGCATGAAACCATGATGCTGATTTGTGCATTTGCACTCAGCTGTATACGATCGTCCATTAAAAGATAAGTGATACTGTGGGACATATTTTGGCTTCAGAGTGCATATTGTGACTGTTTTGTATCCCAGTATATTGTGTCACGATATATACTGTTACACGCCTAACGTCAAGTCTTTGTGTTGGCGCATCAAGCTCCTGCGATaagctcactctctctctttcacctgaGCCCATATTACCTGGGGGCTGATGTGTCCTCTCTCACCCCGTCCTCTGTAGATCTGTCGCCTAGCAACAGTCCCCACCTGTATGAGAGCATACCGACCCAATAGGAACCAATCTGTTGTTGAGTTCCTCCCTGCAGATCAAACccatggtgtttttgttttcctaatGAGAAGGTTAATGGGAGATCAGGGACACAAAACACCCCACTTAGAGTTTTCTTCAGATCAGACTTTTGGTAACAAAGCCAGTCACAAAGCAACTGTGGAGGCTATTAAAAGACACAAGCGGACTCTAAAAGCGGGTCTCATAAAGCACAGATGACATCGCTGTCATTTGTTCGCCTCAGAGCCGGGCTGCAAAAATAGTACAGTGGAGAATGTTAATGCTGCTGACAAGAGTCCTGCTTGGCCATTTTTACAATGTATGTCTGCCTCAAATTGCACTTTAGTCCTTTTATGTTCTCAGTTGTACTCTGCTGCCCCCTTCTGGCCTCCAAGTGAATTAAAATGAACCGATGAACTCACTGTTGAAGCTGAAAGAAGCTGGTTCTGTATGCAGGGATGTAAAGGGGGATAAACCCACCTAAACTCAGTTAATCCACACTTTTGTCTGAAAAATAGAGTCTACACATCTTAGGCTGTCACAAATCTTAAATTCTTAGTAAACATTATAGAAAGTAGTATCACACTGGTGGAAGTTAAATGAAGCTTGGatccaaaaaatataaatgaatgttATAATTTTTTCTAtacttttctcttctcctccaggtgTGTATATCCTGATAGGTGCTGGCAGCCTGGTGATGTTGGTGGGCTTCTTCGGCTGCTGCGGTGCTGTTCGAGAATCTCAGTGCCTGCTGGGGTCGGTGAGTAAAAACCCATAcaaccacataaacacacactgaatccAGCTTCCTTTGTAAAGTTAGATTTTCATCGAAATGGCTAGTGCTTGGTGAATCACTTCATTGTCTCTGAAGCTCTAGGCAATTATTTCATCTACCACCGATTTGCTGCTacatttcttttcatctttttagtTCTTTGCCTGTCTGCTGATCATCTTTGGAGCTGAGGTGGCAGCAGGGGTGTTTGGCTTCTTAAACAAAGAAAAGGTACATTTACCATTTCTAAATTGAAGTTTTCACATAATGTGACGGCAGTGATGGGCCAGTGTAGAGCCGTCTCATTCACTTGccctgctctcacacacagataatCGAAGACGTTCAGAACTTCTACAAAAACACctacagtgaaaacagaaacGGCACGCTGATCATATCATACCAGAAAGTGGTAAGTGGAAAACAAAagtatttacaatatttaatgtatgtgtttttgtggcgAAAAAATAACATCACCGAATGAAATTTTCTTCCGTCCGTCAGCTGAACTGTTGTGGAATCCAAGGTTCCCCCTGCTCCGATCCACCGGACACCAAGGTAAGTTCTGTCAGCAGAGGGAAATTAAACCAGATCTGGGGTCCCCTGAATCATAACAAGTATTACGTTATGACAAACTATCTAAGTTTATTAGTGCTTGACACTGCTTGATCGCTCTTGTCTTTGCTCTGCAGGACTGTGAATCAGGCATCGAGGAGTTCTTCAACAGTAAACTCCACATTATTGGCTATGTGGGCATCGGCATCGCTGGTGTCATGGTGAGAATGGATTAACACATACTGTGCACATACTGGACAGATAGATAAACTAACCACGTAGTCTGATATGCAAAAGTGCAAGATTTGACCTGCTCTACCAAAATTACTCTAATTGCTTtgatatatgaatatatacatGGGGAAAGACCCTCATAAGACTGTCGATGTACTTTTAATCTGACACACAGACTTTGATTTTACACTGTCGTTAAGCAAACGTTTTTCTTCCTCCAGATCATTGGGATGATCTTCAGCatggtgctgtgctgtgccGTTCGCAACAGCAGGGAGGTCATCTAAACTGCACCCATGACCTCTGGCCCTCAACCCTCCTGCACCCGGCCCTGAAAGACTGTACAGCCTTGAGATCAAATGTCCAGCACCTGTCCACCATGCATCCAGAGACCACATGCAGACCATCttcagaaacaacaacagcagaaaaaaaaaacccttcactATGGTGCTATCATCACCAGTAAAAACTATAGGTGGTGGTCCTCCTCTTTCTCAGCCATATTTCttcttatgtttttgttttcacaggaaaattGGTGTAACTACTGTACCGAAACATTTTGATAAGATTTAACCGTTCATACATCCCACGGGAACAGTAACATTATTTGTAATACTACTGGCCCTCCAAAttgtcattgtgttttctcatgGGCACTTGGCAACCACTAAACATTTTAACCCATATCCCACAGCTGCAGTGTCAAGGCTTTTTCACACAGCCTTGACACTGACGCCTCCCAGGGGCAACAGTGCCTTGGCTGTGGGAATATTTAGCCTGAGTAACTCTGGGTTGAAAATAGCTGAGTTTGCttatgcacgcacgcacgtaggacacacacacatgcatacacgtacacacacattcagtacTCTTGTGTGAGACCACAGCCTCCAAAAAAGGTTGTCTGGTGTCTAATAGGGAATCCAGATTGGTGAAATCAGAGTAGAGTTTCAAGGATGTGAAAGCTCAGTGAATACTTGGTGCATGTGcccatcatgcacacacacatacacatccacacacacaagcacacacattctGTTAACTATGTAATCAACACAGATTGCTCTCTATAAGACACAACATCCAAAATCCCCTTTAACAGGATTTTTAATCTTATATGTCcactgcaaaacattttcatcctgAAAAGTAATTcggtctcattttcagtgttaaagttttgtgttgaaatatgtgaaatcataagtaaaaaaaaaaaaaaaaactgcctgtgGTATGAGAAAATCCTACTTGTTTCCCGGACAACTTCACTTGATTTATGAATATTtcagggaacaagtataaatatggtGACACAAGACAGGGTGAGGcagaaaaacatcattttaacactgaaaatgactcTTTAAAATAGAGATTTTTGCAGTATCCTATGCCGACTAAACTACAAACCAAACCCCCTCTTGCCTTCAAAGAAAGGGCATCTGATATGTTTGGCACAGGAGCTCGGTAACATAAACGCacctctccccttttctctgctCGTAGCTTCTCACTTAGAAGCTACAGGAGGGTGTGGTGTTAGAGCCTGTCTTATGTAAGAGAGGACTCCTCAGACTCACTTGACTGTACATTACTGTAAGAACACCCAGATCATGTGGACATGTTTACAGGCTAACCATACACCAGAGGTAATATTGGAGCTACCAAATTCGATTTGCCAGTAGCAGAATTTGACCATTTCCCACGTCCATCTCTTGTCCCCTGTGCCTTAACAGTACACCACATCACTGGCCTGTCTCAAAAACAACCACTATATCCCTCTCACTTCAAAAAGCAGCCCTGGATCAGCAGGAttggacaggaaaaaaacaacctagCACCAGTTCCATTTATCAGGATTAAATGGCTGTCAGTCAGTTTGTTTAAACCCATCTAATCTTATCAGATTTACACGGGAGAAGAGAGGTACGATATACAGATTGTTTCTGCACCAGGCCGCTCATAATTCTTACAGGTTGTATCCCCAGGGTCGCAACACCATTATGTAAATAGGTGTGAATTTCTTTTTGTAGTTCTATATTATTTGTGGCTGATGTGGTGATAGTTGGTGTTGAAAATGCTGAGTGTGTAGGCACAGGCTTGCAGTAGATGTACGGTGTTGTAGTCATGACAGTGTTTGCAGTAGTCGCAGCTGTTCCGCGCAGCTATAAGAGCTTCTTCATGTGCCTTTCTTTGATAACAAGCTAATTTCAAACAATAGCAGGTTAGAGCATAGATTttgtagccaaaaaaaaaaaaatgacgatGTGAGTAGCTGTAGGTAGTGTACATATGTTTGTAGagctggactgcattttatttgtcacaCACATCCGACAAGTAGCACATTCGGCTTGACTTGCCGttattgttttggtttgttttagtaCTCTGATGTGTCTCACCCTTCCTCCAAGAGAGCTGAAGCAGtaaaaaatgccagtttttACAAAATCGAGCTTGGTTGTCACGAAGAAAGCCTTTGTTTTATGGACAGAGATGatcttaatattaataattaaaactaTTAAGATATGGAAATCAAGCACTGGTCAATATTactttaactgttttgattTCAGCATAATGTGGCATAATGAGGAGGGAAGAGGCTTCTAGTTGAGACTGTTAAGAAGCCAGTAGGCAGTGCTCACTCCGAAAAGTGAAGCTGCACAACAGAGGCTGTCACTTAATTAGCATGAACTGAACTAGGAGCAAGTTAGTGGTtctaaaatataattttttggaGGCTGAACCTGTCCCAGATAGGTcactaaaaacaacagaatcCACAAAGCTGTTAGTGTGTTCCTCCCTTATGTTTGGGCAAAACATTAAGatgttttgtaatgttgtgCATCTAAAAAACTGTGTCACGGTcgagctgttttttttgtttttttttttcattgattgtgtgtttatttattttaataccATTCCACGCTTCTCAGGAAGATAGATGTTTGAAATTTAATaaagtttttaaagttttatgGTCTTCCCACTGCATTATTTCATCTCCAAGCGTTTTCCACGCTCCAACGTAGTATCAGCACATAGCTATTTCCTGTAATCATGAACCCTCGTGAGGCCAGCGCTCCATGACCAGAAATAAGACAAGCGCCGCTGATATTCTCATGAAATCTCTCAGCATCTGAAGCATGTTGTAGGATTGATATCAGCCCACATCAGACTCATATCAAATAATCTGGCCTTGAGCTGTCCACTCAAGCACGTGAAAGCCCACCATTACAAACGCAGCCCTCATGCCTGGTCCTGTAAATGTATTAATGACTTCTATCACTGAAATATCACCAATGCTCTTTGCCAGTTGTTATTTATGTAGGAGGCTGTGACTTTCATCAGTGGATTTTTTGTGGAACTGGTATGAGCTAATACAGGGATTATTACATGACATAGTAATTTATTATAGATGATTTATGACAAGTTTGAAAACTTTGgcacagaaaacagagcagTGTCATTTCAGTTCAAGGTCTGTTACAACTATTATATTTTGCACAAGAGCAAAGAAACGTGGATTTAAATGTAGAAAGAAGCAGGTGAGTGGCATAAAGATCTCCAGGGAAGCCAATACTGATAGAAGTGccaaattattaattatattaaaGCAAAACATTACTTTTATACCAGCTTCTGAAGAGCAACACAACAATGACCCATGTAACCTTACATGAGAGGGACAGAATATCATTTTAAGTCAGATTATTAACGCTTACATATGATAATTACACGTTATTAACCCATTTCCTTTATATTTTGGTGGTGCTGATTGTGAAAGATACCATCTGTGATTAACTAGGCTTCCAGGTTTAGTAGTATGAGGCTCATGTCAGAGTTTCACCTTTCTGCACTTGAGCTCACAAGACAGCTGACCACGGCAGTTATGCAAGTGATATAGCGCAGCCCGCAAGTCCTCACAGGGTAGAGTTACCCCCACACTGCAGTATGTGCATTCTGCCTGGAGcctgacagccacacacacacacacacatacacacaacactgaTGCACATGTGTAGAAAAGCAACGCAAGGCCTTTCAAGCTTACATCAGAAAAGATTACAACACCGACCACACGCAACCCTAAAGCTAGTTTCTAGCTGTCCTACCTGTGACTTCATGACATGACTTCTACCTGAGAGTGAGTACAGACAGCTGCACTATACCACAAGCTTcaacacagcccacaaacaagacaaataaaccttgaagatgtaaatatttattcagtttatgtATTTACACGAAAGATCTTACAGTGAGacttatataatataatataatataatataatataatccaTTGAAAAAGAATAGTCTCATCTGGAGGGCTGTTAGTCACAATTGGGAAGCCAATATTCTTGAAGTGGTCCTCAGCTGGTAACAGTGGTTACAACAGACCTATAGGTGTTTTATATTTAGCTGCACAAAGCTGTTTTCACTACACTTCCCAATGTGTTGAAATTCATTTTGTACTtcaagaaaatagaaaaaaaaaaaagtacatatatAATTACAGTAGTCAGACACATATATATCAAAATACTTTAGAGTAGTAAGGACACAGACTTGGAAAATGTTTCCCAAAACATGAAGAAAGCAGCCCTGCATTGCACCGTTCCCCTGCATAATGCTTAAACATGATCTTATCATGAGCTCATGCATGTCAATTATTGGGAACAAGCTCACTCATCACAGACAACCACAGTCTGCTAAGAGAAAATAATGAAGTGTAACAGGTTATGTTGCGCAATTTTCAGTAGACTTGGTCCCAAAAGCACGGCAAGTCCCAGAAGGTAAAAAGAGTTTTGTTCATCATCACAGCAGTTTAACACCTCGCCTcttacttttaaaatgaaacatcttGACTTACTTCAGTCACAGGAGCGTACTGAAAAAGGAGTTCAATTCACATCTTTGTCACCATAAAATTTTCAAAAGGCAGCTACATAATGCCTTATTCAGCTGTCTGAGGAACTTAAGCGTCTTTGTTTCATAAGCAGAACTGTGTGTAGCCTGCCATGAAGAAGATTCACAGTACAGAGTACTTCTCTTGAAGCCTCCAAATCTGAAACACCTCAACCCCAAGTCCTCTCGTCTAAAATATAGATACCAGAAAGCATCTTGTGACCTACTATTTATAAACCAATGTAGCTAAATCAGAACAGATGAAGTAGGCCAGAAGGTGATGCAACACCAATCACTTGTATAATACTGTATAGACACATTGGACATAAAGTCCCAGTGTGTCTTTTATATGAAAACAGTCTGATTTCaagttctctttgggcaaacaGGTTATTGAGATGATCCTAAGgggcatttatttatgaaaacagTTATTTACCAAGTCCTGTctatattaaaaaacaacaacaacaacaactatatACATagaaaacatcaacattaatCGCCCATTGGTATACATAACCCTTTAAAACAGGATTGGAGTTGTTCAAGTAAACCTCTGATGATCTGCATCTGCTTTTATGTGGTACAGTAGACCCTGCTGGCacactttccttctctctgctttcacTCTGTGACAGCCAACATCTAGTGGGTGCTGTGATGGGGCAGCTGGAAGGATtcatgggttagggttacagtAAGGGGTAAGGGATATGGAGTGCATTTGGAGGTAGGGTCTAAATCGAAGCAAAAAATAAGGGCGAAAGGATGGGGGCCACAGAGAAGAGTAAATTTAAACTGGGGCAAGTACAGTGGGCAAAGCTAGATAATCACATCCCTCATTGAGGGAAAATTGAGGAGGAATGGACAACTCTTATTTCTGCCCTTTTTTCTTCCAATAGCTCCATTAAAGCCCATAAAGATGAGTGCAGTTTCAATCTCAGACTAACAAATAAGCAAGAGAGACACGCTACAGAtagattttgaaataaaatggtAGCTATCTTGCTCCCTTGGCACGTTTTCACTCTGAGAACCTcctacagtaaatacagtagACAGTAA is part of the Myripristis murdjan chromosome 7, fMyrMur1.1, whole genome shotgun sequence genome and harbors:
- the LOC115362243 gene encoding CD9 antigen-like; translated protein: MGKVEGGMKCVKYLLFVFNFIFWLMGSLVLAVGLWLRFDPETVSLLNGDGAPDTFFIGVYILIGAGSLVMLVGFFGCCGAVRESQCLLGSFFACLLIIFGAEVAAGVFGFLNKEKIIEDVQNFYKNTYSENRNGTLIISYQKVLNCCGIQGSPCSDPPDTKDCESGIEEFFNSKLHIIGYVGIGIAGVMIIGMIFSMVLCCAVRNSREVI